From a single Arachis hypogaea cultivar Tifrunner chromosome 3, arahy.Tifrunner.gnm2.J5K5, whole genome shotgun sequence genomic region:
- the LOC112772493 gene encoding cytochrome P450 93A3-like: protein MASTAEAAREFLKIHEISFSDPSNTQIVAAESLSYGFKDFVFVPYGSYWKLMKKVCMLELLGGKMLHQLLHVRQQERKRFLSDLAKKGLAGEAVDIGAELMMLTNNVILMMTMRQKSCSERGGEAEALRKVEEDTVELSGKFNVSDFLWFMKGVDFPQIFLMMSRGNAHFVLL, encoded by the coding sequence ATGGCTTCTACCGCTGAAGCCGCCAGAGAGTTCCTCAAAATCCACGAAATCTCCTTCTCCGACCCCTCCAACACACAAATCGTAGCCGCGGAGAGCCTATCCTATGGATTCAAGGACTTCGTGTTCGTCCCGTATGGATCCTATTGGAAGTTGATGAAGAAGGTGTGCATGTTGGAGCTCCTGGGCGGCAAAATGCTCCACCAGCTCCTCCACGTGAGGCAGCAAGAGAGGAAGAGGTTCCTTAGCGATTTGGCGAAGAAAGGGTTGGCCGGTGAGGCCGTGGATATTGGGGCAGAACTCATGATGCTGACCAACAACGTGATATTGATGATGACGATGAGGCAGAAGAGTTGTTCTGAAAGGGGAGGAGAAGCGGAGGCGCTGAGAAAGGTGGAGGAGGACACGGTGGAGCTGAGCGGGAAGTTCAACGTGTCGGATTTCTTGTGGTTCATGAAGGGTGTTGATTTTCCTCAGATCTTTTTGATGATGAGTAGGGGGAATGCGCATTTCGTTCTCCTATAG